TCGGCTTAgtacaacttatttttcaattatttgaaaatgagGTTGTTTGAAATAGATCTACTTAAGAAAATGTGAAGTTTGAAAAGATATATTGTACCTTTAGAAAGTGtggtttgaaaaagttttaccaAACATGCATGATAGTGACCTAAACTCACAaatgtcttttaaaaaaatggggCATATATCAAGAATATGTTGCTCATATCTTTCCTTCACCAATTATGTTCCATTTATATGCTTTTTTGGGACAATTTTTCTCCTTAATTCTTGTTATGGGTttggaattcaaattttgatgATAAATCAAACTCCTTGGATGGCATCTGTGTTGTAAATTCGGAAGTCCCAAGTTTTATTCATCTCACTATTAGTTTATGATGTTTCTAAAGTGTCTTATGAGTATGGAGTGGAATAGTCTAGTCAAAGGTTGGGACACCACTTCcttatattctctctctctctttccacacatacaatatttttaaaaacacttTACTCATAAATCCACTCAAGCAACATTGATGAGCATGGTGCTACTAATGTAGCACCTTTGTggatatatacacacatacaatattttttaaaaacactgTACTCATAAATCCACTCAAGCAACATTGATGAGCATGGTGCTACTGATGTAGCACCTTTGTTTGATCTGGCTGGCTTCTCAACCCCTTATGATAAGCTAACAAGTAAAAACTcaaccacaatgatgacaggtATGCTACTATGCTTGGCTAACCCAAGCATACCTCGAGAAATAAGCGATTTGGCATTGCAAGAATAACAACTTAGATGAGGCTTTCAGGAAAGCATTCAAACCTCAATTAAGTACCAAGAACTAAATAACCAAATAATCTTTCAAGTCTATTCAACCTACCACTTTGATGCCTGAAGTCATATTTTTCGATTAAATTGGGAAACTGTGTTTAGATGTAAATCACTAAATTTAAATAAGTCAAGTAGCCTTTCGtttcctttttcaatttttttttttgttttttggtgcaatctttttcatttctttgatcCATCAAAATTGGGGCTTCGTAAGACTCTTGACTTTGAATGAAATGTTTGGGCTAGGCTTTAGTGTACTCAATGATTTCCTGGGCCTAATTGGACCCATAGACAAAGGGCTTATTTGTAGTTGCACTTCACCTAGTTTTTAAGCACTGTACTCGTAAATCTACTCAAGCAACATTGATGAGCATAGTGCTACTGATGCAGCACCTTGGTTTGATATGCTGGCTAGTGGCTACTCAACCCCTTATGATGACATGTATACTACTATGATCGGCTAACCCATGCATACCTTGGCAAATAAGCGATGTGGCCTCGCAAGAATAATAACTCAGATGAGGCTTTCAAGAAAGCACTCAAACCTCAATTAAGTATCAAGAACTAAATAATTAAagagaaatgctaacgaatgcccttagggcattgtttaataatctatttaaagaaaatttttatggagaaaataagaaaaacaattaatattttgatagcttttttcatttcccataaaagtgatgtcaaaactttcaaaCATAATTAAATCATCTTTTAAGTCTATTGAACATATCACTTTGTGTTTTCAGACATCTTTTTGGATCAAACTGAGAAAATGTGTTTAGATGgaaaaatttttagatattcCCAGAGTACGAAGAAATAGTGCACAATTCTTTCACATTCATTATGGATCccattatgaatttaatgaataaACTCCACTATAAATATGAGAAAAGGGTACAATTTTCCGTAAATACCTCAGAATTACTCCTTTAGATGTCaatcattaaatttaaataagtcAAGTAGGCTTTCGTTTCCTTCTTAATTTCTTTGATCCATCAAAACTGGGCTTCGTAAGAGTATATATGTTATCGTTACCATTATTTACTAATTTCTACACCTTGACTTTGAATGAACTCTGTTTGGGCTGGGCTTTAGTGTACACAATGATACCTAATGGGCCTAACTGAACTCATAGACAAAGGGCCTAATTGTAGTTGCACTTGACCTAGGTTCACCTTCTCCTTCAAACTCAAACAGTCAAACGGTTAAACCCTTAAAACAAAACCTCGCAGCTTCAAAAGCCGAAAAACCAAAGCAAAACCAAACCCGCCATAAACACAAAGAGCAAAAAGCAGTAAGCAATGGTGAAGGCGTACCTTCGGTACGAGCCGGCGGCGGCCTTCGGAGTCATCGTCTCCGTCGAGTCTAACATCACCTACGACAGCTCCGGCAAGCACCTCCTAGCTCCGGCGCTCGAAAAAGTCGGCGTCTGGCACGTCCGCCAAGGCGTCTGCACCAAAACCCTAGCTCCTTCACCCGCCTCTCGTGGCCCCTCCCTCGCCGTCACCTCCATTGCCTCTTCCACTTCTTCTCTGGTAACATTTGTTTTTTCGCTCTTTCGCTTTTTGCTTCAgttttgtttggttgcaaagaaaatgaatgaaaagaaactAAAGCTCTTTCATGTTAAGAACGTTGAGAAAATTTGACTGAAGGGAAGTTATAGTTTCATGTTGATTGGAGGTTTTAGTTTCGCAGGGTTTTATGTAGTGAAAGCTTGAAGTAGTTGGTAGTTGTGAATGATTTTACTTTTGCCTCAGCATCTATAGTGATAATCATTTGAGCTTTTAACATATAATATAACGTATATTTGAATTGTGGTTTTGACTTCTGAGTTCAttgttttatgttgttttggtttCTAGAAAATGAGAGATGGAATGTTTGTACTGAGTTGTTACAATCCCAATATTGAGAATTAagattctaaaattttaattttttttttcatgcaaaaaagaaaggaagttcttatttatttttattattttttggcttATTACATAAGCTGTTGAAACGTATTATGTGTGAGATTCAGTTTTTGTTGCAGAACCAGTGTTTAAATTGTTTATTGTGTTTGTTGTTCTTAGAATAAAGTCCTTTTAAGAATCTCTACAATTCCCTATTTATGATTCTATGTGCTTGTTGATGTATGAGGTAGAGTTTTGATTGCAGATTGCTAGTGGGTATGCAGATGGTAGTGTCAGAATTTGGGATAGCGAGAAAGGATCCTGTGAGACCACATTAAATGGACATAAAGGGGCTGTGACTGCACTTCGATACAATAAGCTAGGATCTTTGCTTGCATCCGGAAGCAAGGATAATGATATAATATTATGGGACGTGGTTGGCGAGACTGGCCTATATCGCCTTCGTGGGCATCGTGACCAGGTTTGTTATTACAGCTTGTTCATTAAACTTGTATATGAGATGGTTATAGAGCTTTGCTCTGCTTATCTGTTCTTGATTTCTTCATATATTTACGTATACTCTATATAAATTATGATTATTGATTTGCTTCATTTATTGTAGGTAACTGACCTTGTTTTCTTAGATTCTGGTAAAAAACTTGTTAGCTCCTCCAAAGACAAGTTCTTGAGAGTGTGGGATCTTGAAACCCAGCACTGTATGCAAATAGTTAGCGGTCATCATAGTGAAATATGGTCCATAGACATAGATCCGGAGGAAAGATTTCTGGTCAGTGGGTCTGCAGACGTGGAACTTCGATTTTACACAATTAAGTGTGGCTTGGTGGATGGACAACCTGTATCTACTATAAAGGGTGCTGAAAATGTGAACAATGGAGATTCAAGCACTCAAAACAAATGGGAGGTTTTGAAGCATTTTGGTGAAATTCAGCGACAAAGCAAAGATAGAGTCTCAACTGTTGCATTCAACAAATCAGGGAATTTGCTTGCCTGCCAAGTTGCTGGAAAGACAGTAGAGATATTCCGCATGTTGGATGAGGCTAAAGCAAAGCATAAAGCAAAACGTAGGCTTAAtcggaagaaagaaaagaaatctgCAAAAGGGGAAGTCGAGGTTATGGAAAATGGAGACACAAATCATGGTACTGGAGAGGAAGGAAATGCCCTCTTGGTTACAGCTCCTGATGTTTTTAAGCTTCTTCATACTGTTCGTGCAAGCAAAAAAATATGTTCTATTTCTTTCTGTCCAATTACTCCAAAGAATTTGCTGGCTACTTTAGCATTATCTTTGAATAACAATATGTTGGAGTTTTATTCCATAGAAAGCAGTGGCACCACAAAAACACTTGGTATTGAGCTCCAAGGACACCGTTCTGACGTTAGAAGTGTAACACTTAGTTCAGACAACTCTCTTTTGATGTCAACTAGTCACAATGCTGTAAAGATTTGGAACCCAAGCACTGGTTCTTGCCTTCGTACTATTGATTCTGGGTATGGACTGTGTGGTTTAATAATTCCCGATAACAAGTATGCACGTGTTGAAACTAAAGGTGGATATGCACTTGTTGGAACTAAAGATGGAACTCTGGAAATTATTGATATTGGGAGTGGCACTTGCCTTGAAGTAGTAGAAGCTCATGGTGGCTCTGTACGGTCAATTGCGGCCGTTCCAAATGAAAATGGTTTTGTCACAGGAAGTGCAGATCATGATGTGAAGTTCTGGGAATACGAAGTTAAACAAAAATCTGGTCAAGTAGGTTCTGCATACCTTCTACTCTTGGCATTTCCAAGTTTTGTATTATAACTCTTTATCTAATATCTATTATGTAGATATTATTGATGTAGTGCCACACTGAAGCTCCTTTTTACTAACAATCTTACCTTCAACTTTCTATTCTAGGCATTTTATATTTGTAGTTCACAAATAGCACCGATTATAATATGTGAACTTGAGTGATCTGCTCTTGATTCATTTCAACTGATCAGGGATTATAGCTCTAATGTGGCCAGTATTCAGATGTAATTGCAATGCCACATTTGAAAGTGTAATTCTGTTGCAGGTTTTTTAGGTTTAAATCTCATGATTGAACATCTGGATTTTAAGAGGATTATTCATTTGACCATAATGGAATTTTTTGACGGCGAACTTaattatgattttatatatatatatatatatatatatatatattttaaactttatatTCTATGTTTTTATGGCCTCTGATCATTAATTATTGCAACctgctctttttatttatttaattatttatttttaaatatttgagaGATTTTATTgtccttttttgttgttgttgttgttgttgctgtagGGAACTAAGTGCCTCACAGTTTCAAATGTGAGGACAATGAAGATGAATGATGATGTTCTTGTGGTTGCAGTAAGCCCTGATGCTAAATATATTGCTGTTGCACTGCTGGATTGTACAGTGAAGGTCTGATCAACTCAACCTTATACagtttggttttgtttcattgtttaagCTTGATGGGTTCCATGTACAAGGTTCTTGCTAAGCTGATAATTTTTTAGATCACTatagtttaaaaattttcatttcctaaacattttggacattttgaattgtaattttcatccaatgccaattattattattattttttcatttaggaCTTTTCTAAATGTACATATTATACGTATATTAATGACCAACTTCTGGACATCTTTGAAAGTCATCGAAGTTATTGTTTACTAAAGTTTGAGGATTGAACATGGAGATGTTGGGACATATTCATTCAACGTAGGAAATGAGAAATCATGAGGGTGGCATCATTCTCATTTTTCCCCCCTTAATCAGATGGTGTTAAATTGCTAATTTAGTTAATTTGGCTTCTTCTCATTTGTCCCTAAGAAGCTTAAGGAAGATATCTATCAACCTTTCAAATTGAGTGTGGGTTATGATAGATCAGACTAAAAACCATGAGGATGGTCCTACAGAGTTTTTCTCGTTCAGTGAAATATGCAATTAAACTTTCCCAACTCTACGTCTGTGTTGAATTCCTGGGATACTAATCAGGGCAGATAGTCTTAAAATTGTTGGGAAATGAAGCCAGTTCTGTATTGTGACTTGCTCTTTTCAAATTTAACAGTGAACAACTTGCTTCGCATGCATGTACGACTCACCAAGCATATCTTGTAGAAAATGTAAGAAAATGATTAGTGTGCTGATATGGGCTTGTACAAGTTCAAGTGATTGAACAAGGGAGTAAATCCAAACAGGTGAATTAATAAAATCTGTAGAAAGGGATATCTGGTTCTCCTGCTCTAATCAAAATATGCAGCTTTAGAGTGTTGAATCAGTGGAGAAGCATTGCTATTTAAGAACAAAGAcaataagaagaaagaatttTGGACTAACTTATTGATGGATTAAGGTAGTTTTAATTATGCTAAAACTAAAATTGGGGACTTGGGTaaaattttttggaagaaattA
This genomic stretch from Castanea sativa cultivar Marrone di Chiusa Pesio chromosome 9, ASM4071231v1 harbors:
- the LOC142610334 gene encoding uncharacterized protein LOC142610334; amino-acid sequence: MVKAYLRYEPAAAFGVIVSVESNITYDSSGKHLLAPALEKVGVWHVRQGVCTKTLAPSPASRGPSLAVTSIASSTSSLIASGYADGSVRIWDSEKGSCETTLNGHKGAVTALRYNKLGSLLASGSKDNDIILWDVVGETGLYRLRGHRDQVTDLVFLDSGKKLVSSSKDKFLRVWDLETQHCMQIVSGHHSEIWSIDIDPEERFLVSGSADVELRFYTIKCGLVDGQPVSTIKGAENVNNGDSSTQNKWEVLKHFGEIQRQSKDRVSTVAFNKSGNLLACQVAGKTVEIFRMLDEAKAKHKAKRRLNRKKEKKSAKGEVEVMENGDTNHGTGEEGNALLVTAPDVFKLLHTVRASKKICSISFCPITPKNLLATLALSLNNNMLEFYSIESSGTTKTLGIELQGHRSDVRSVTLSSDNSLLMSTSHNAVKIWNPSTGSCLRTIDSGYGLCGLIIPDNKYARVETKGGYALVGTKDGTLEIIDIGSGTCLEVVEAHGGSVRSIAAVPNENGFVTGSADHDVKFWEYEVKQKSGQGTKCLTVSNVRTMKMNDDVLVVAVSPDAKYIAVALLDCTVKVFFADSLKFFLSLYGHKLPVLCMAISSDGDLIVTGSADKNLKIWGLDFGDCHKSIFAHADSVMAVQFVHNTHYMFSVGKDRLVKYWDADKFELLLTLEGHHADVWCLAISNRGDFIVTGSHDRSIRRWDRTEEPFFIEEEKEKRLEEMFESDLDNAFENRYVPKEEVPEEGAVALAGKKTQETVTATDLIIDAIDVAEVELNRIAEHQEEKTRGKAAEFQPNAIMLGLSPSDYVLRALSNVNTNDLEQTLLALPFPDALKIMSYLKDWTSNPDKVELVCRIATLLLQTHHHQLVTTPAARPMLTVLKDILYARIKACKDTLGFNLAAMDHLKQLMASRSDALFRDAKSKLLEIRAQHSKRLDARLETREEKRKKKKQKKSSDGHAWT